AGCTCCAGCTCATCAAGTTTTAAAAGCGGTTTTTTATTCTCTTCATTATCTGCCGCTTCATTATTGTCTGCCTCTTCGTGTATTGTGACAACAGGAGTGTCTTCTGCGCGTGATTCAGCAGAAGGACTGTCAATTGGCTCAGAGGAGGCTGTATCGCTTCCGCTCATACTGCCCTTTTCAGGCCCACTGACCAAAAAATCTTTTGAATCAGGTTCTTTTTGATTTATATCTGGATTTTTATCGTTATTTACCATTAACAGATTTACCTCTTACAAACGATAGTGCTTAAATGATTCTTTCCTGATAGTTTAAGTACTTTCCAGAACAGGTAATAATCATGAAAATAGTCAGCAACGAGAGATCACAGGTTTTAGCCGCAAAAACAGCCGCCATTTGCGGGCTTGACCTAGTACCTGTCGAATTTAAAAAGTTCCCTGACGGAGAGCTTTATTTAAAGACAGGTAAGAGGGATGAAAAGACTGTAATCATTGCAAGCATCACTGACAGCGATTCTTTTATCCAGACACTTCTTCTTGCAGACGCATGTGAGGAGTCAGAAATAACACTTGTTATTCCTTACATGGGATATGCACGACAGGATAAGAAGTTCAATGACGGAGAAGCTGTCAGTGCAAGAGCGGTTGCAAGGGCGCTTTCACAGAATGTTTCAAAGATATACACGATTAATACACATGAAAAGGAGAATCTGTCATTTTTCAAAGTCCCTGCAGAGGACTTAACACTTGCTCCATATATGTGCAGATACATAGAGACCTTAAATCTTAAAGAGCCGTTAATTATTGCACCTGATGCAGGAGCGGCCGCATTTGCAAAGTCTGTAGCCGCTGAGATGGACTTTGACTGCGACCACCTACAAAAAACAAGGCTTTCCGGAACAGAGGTTACAATGCAGCCAAAAGATCTTGATGTGAATGAAAGAAGTGTGGTAATTGTTGACGACATCATCTCAACCGGCGCTACACTTGCAAATGCCGCCGCGATGCTTAAAAATCAGGGAGCCGCGGAGGTTCATACAGCATGTGTTCACGGGGTTTTTGCCGCCGGCGGATTTGCAAAGCTCTTTTCAGCAGGTCTTGCATCTCTTGCATCAAGTGATACAATCGAATCTGCTTCAAGCAAAATTTCGGCTGACGAATGCATAAAAAAAGCAATACTTGGATAAAATACAAATTTCAAACAAACAAATTAAAAAACAATAAAAAATGTCGATAAATTATTTCAGAAAAGGTGTCAGAAAATCATCAGATAATAATCAGATAATCATAAAATAATCCTCAAACAATCATGCCTGAAAAAACGCCTGTTAAGATACTTGATTCATCCTTTTTTTTCCTCGATATACCGATGGATGGTGAATTTGCAATTCCTCATGCGGTTGAAGAGGAGCTAAAAGATATAAGAGCAAAGTCAAAGCTTGAAGCATTAAAGGCACAGGGTCTTATTGTCTGTGAGCCCTCAGAAGAGTCCAGAAAAAAAGCAGTTGAGGCTTCTGAAAAATCAGGAGATATTCAGGTTATATCCTCAACTGACACAGATGTGATTGCACTTGCACTTGAGCTTGGCGGAAGCGTTGTTACAGACGACTTTGCTCTTTCTAATACTGCACAGACACTGGGACTTAAAGTATATCCGCTTCAGATGCGTGCGGCTAAAAAAAGGAGATGGAAATACCGGTGCACAGGGTGCAGGAAACTTCACGATTCATTAGGTGAATGTGATGTCTGCGGAGCTTTGATCAAAAGAATGTATAAGTGATAAAATCAATATCGTAGATTATGTCATCTCTTAGTGAACTCATTGAAAAAGCCAAAAATCTTCACTCGGAAGGAAGGAGCTCAAGCCAGATTGCCGATGAGATGAGTCTTTCAACTGAAACCATAACGTGGCTTTTAACACAGCAGAAAGGCGAAAAGGCAGCGCCAAAAGATATTGTAATAGACTGGTCATCTATAAGCGGCCATGCTGATATGCTTCATGACGCATCTGTAATGCTTCTTAAAAGATATATCCATGCAACTGAAGATGCAGACGCAGACGAAGAGATATTTCCGGATTTAATTGTCGGAGTTGCACATTCAGGAATACCGATTGCAACAATGATTGCAGGCGAGGCTGATTCACTTTTTACAATGTTTCACCCAAAAAAGCATGCCACCGGTGAAAACCCGACAGGCTCTCTTAACAGCAGTTTTGCAGATGTATCAGGCAAGAAATGCTTAATAGTCGATGATGTTATCACAAGCGGAAGAACAATTGCAGAAACGATTGAT
The genomic region above belongs to Methanomicrobium antiquum and contains:
- a CDS encoding ribose-phosphate diphosphokinase, which translates into the protein MKIVSNERSQVLAAKTAAICGLDLVPVEFKKFPDGELYLKTGKRDEKTVIIASITDSDSFIQTLLLADACEESEITLVIPYMGYARQDKKFNDGEAVSARAVARALSQNVSKIYTINTHEKENLSFFKVPAEDLTLAPYMCRYIETLNLKEPLIIAPDAGAAAFAKSVAAEMDFDCDHLQKTRLSGTEVTMQPKDLDVNERSVVIVDDIISTGATLANAAAMLKNQGAAEVHTACVHGVFAAGGFAKLFSAGLASLASSDTIESASSKISADECIKKAILG
- a CDS encoding NOB1 family endonuclease, with protein sequence MPEKTPVKILDSSFFFLDIPMDGEFAIPHAVEEELKDIRAKSKLEALKAQGLIVCEPSEESRKKAVEASEKSGDIQVISSTDTDVIALALELGGSVVTDDFALSNTAQTLGLKVYPLQMRAAKKRRWKYRCTGCRKLHDSLGECDVCGALIKRMYK
- a CDS encoding orotate phosphoribosyltransferase-like protein, with amino-acid sequence MSSLSELIEKAKNLHSEGRSSSQIADEMSLSTETITWLLTQQKGEKAAPKDIVIDWSSISGHADMLHDASVMLLKRYIHATEDADADEEIFPDLIVGVAHSGIPIATMIAGEADSLFTMFHPKKHATGENPTGSLNSSFADVSGKKCLIVDDVITSGRTIAETIDSVRKHNGTAIGVCVLFDKLGLDEIDTVPVYSLVRVSRID